AAAGAACACCTTCTTGAGCAGAACACCGCATCCGATCCGTTTGAACAGTTTGAAAGGTGGTTTGCAGATGCGGTCGATGCTAAACTTGATCTACCAGATGCGATGACCTTAGCAACCGCGACACCGCAAGGGGTTCCCTCTGCCCGAATGGTCGTACTCAGAGGCTTTGATGCGAGAGGATTCTGTTTCTACACCGACTATGGCAGCCAAAAGGGAAAGGAACTGGCTGAGAATCCCAATGCAGCGTTGGTATTTTATTGGCGTGAACTCGACCGACAGGTTCGGAGTACTGGCATCATTGAGAAGATGACCTCGGAAGAATCGGATGCCTATTTCGCCAACCGCCCTGTTGAGAGTCAACTCGCCGTACAAACAGAACGTCAAAGCATTGCTATTAGTGGACGAGAGCATCTTATAGAAGGTTTCCAGCGCGCAGAGCAGACGTATTCACCGGATGCCATTCAGCGTCCGTCACATTGGGGTGGATATCGGCTTGTACCCAATATATTTGAATTTTGGCAGGGCTGCCCAAACCGCCTCCATGACCGGCTCTGTTATACACTGCAACCCGATGGAACATGGGAAATGACGCGGCTTTCGCCGTGAATTTACTGTTTTGTTAGACGCATCGGAAAATTCTCGAAAATTGCTTGACATCCGCTCCAGATTCCCATTATACTATGAGCACTTGCGCAGAACATCAAAAAAGAAAGGTGATTCCTGATGAAATTTATGCTAATTGTAGCAGCACTCTTTCTGCTCTCCTTCTCTGGATGGGCAGGCACGTTTCTGGAAACCTTTGATGATGGGGATTTCGACGGATGGCAGGAGCTGGCTAAGTGGGATGAGATACCCGGTTCTTGGGAGGTTGTTAATGGTGGACTTCATGCGACAGGTCATGATGGATTTCTGCGTTTCCTCACAACCGGGGATGACACATGGAAGGATTACACAGTCGAATTTGATGTTAGACCTCTTAAAAAACACGGTCGTCCGACTATTGCAATTGCAGCGCGGGTTAAGGAGAAATGGTTGGTGCGTTGCTCTATTTCGGATCCAGTAGTTGTATTGCCCGGTGGTGCCAATGTCCCCG
The nucleotide sequence above comes from Candidatus Poribacteria bacterium. Encoded proteins:
- the pdxH gene encoding pyridoxamine 5'-phosphate oxidase — translated: MNTDKLRREYRIHKEHLLEQNTASDPFEQFERWFADAVDAKLDLPDAMTLATATPQGVPSARMVVLRGFDARGFCFYTDYGSQKGKELAENPNAALVFYWRELDRQVRSTGIIEKMTSEESDAYFANRPVESQLAVQTERQSIAISGREHLIEGFQRAEQTYSPDAIQRPSHWGGYRLVPNIFEFWQGCPNRLHDRLCYTLQPDGTWEMTRLSP